One window of Perca flavescens isolate YP-PL-M2 chromosome 15, PFLA_1.0, whole genome shotgun sequence genomic DNA carries:
- the LOC114570234 gene encoding cilia- and flagella-associated protein 57-like, with protein sequence MALQDSNVKFLQFRIEELKSKVRKQELHFTKLSQTNFIQRDSLETKVKALVKELKTHKDKAEEWKSQLRLSQDEVKNLSLDKAELMETFQGLRAKHTQSESELRQQKRDSETNAKNTVKELTANHESEISRMRAEHDGRLAEVEATCQQQTEQLRIAEEQAEKQDAELKELRATLPRVETEYKDRVEDLRKQLQERDKVIATENILKKDTRLNELVKQKELEMHIEKLKKTIRGLKNKEDLSEKVSALESTIQDRQNVIGKKNLEMSRLMKDNKQLQQDWAKEKDNNAVLLVKLNEVKDNLNGIEDDLRTTQWELKEAMEKLYKTLRENADLGETISHLNYKVRKCEPDLIKEREKNRNLLTYVMRFKADLQACMDFTSEPKTFVHKVFDVKRHYIDNNTNVQMDGNTETGLRKAIAAKDQLINSCRRCYQNSSRAQETLPRFVFSERVRSNQDQSSLIRVINDMTVELHHLKAELKDTTLILEMAKRPRLQQVKSWIKRNVLQTLKVASNDAEEPPSRLPGDDTAPSARPCADDTTSSSSPPSPSSPPHPYTEDGIIHVKPFVERDLPTVDV encoded by the coding sequence ATGGCGCTGCAGGACAGTAATGTCAAATTTCTCCAGTTTAGGATAGAGGAGCTCAAGTCCAAAGTTAGAAAACAAGAGCTGCACTTTACTAAATTAAGTCAAACTAACTTTATACAAAGAGACTCTCTAGAGACCAAGGTCAAGGCCCTCGTGAAAGAGCTGAAAACTCACAAGGACAAGGCAGAGGAGTGGAAAAGCCAGCTCCGGTTGAGTCAAGATGAAGTCAAGAACCTCAGCCTCGATAAGGCCGAGCTGATGGAAACATTTCAGGGACTGAGAGCGAAACACACGCAATCCGAGTCAGAACTCCGACAGCAGAAACGCGACAGCGAGACAAACGCCAAGAACACCGTCAAAGAACTGACAGCGAATCATGAGTCTGAAATATCGAGAATGCGAGCGGAGCATGACGGGAGGCTGGCGGAGGTGGAGGCGACGTGCCAACAACAAACGGAGCAGCTAAGGATCGCCGAAGAGCAGGCGGAAAAACAAGACGCCGAGTTGAAAGAGCTTCGAGCTACGCTGCCCCGAGTGGAGACGGAGTACAAAGACAGAGTGGAGGACTTACGCAAACAGCTCCAAGAAAGAGACAAAGTCATCGCTACGGAAAATATATTAAAGAAAGACACACGACTCAACGAATTAGTGAAGCAGAAGGAACTGGAGATGCACATTGAAAAGCTGAAGAAGACAATCCGCGGTCTGAAGAACAAGGAAGACCTTTCCGAGAAGGTTTCCGCGTTAGAGAGTACGATCCAAGACAGACAAAATGTAATCGGGAAGAAAAACCTGGAGATGTCTCGTCTGATGAAGGACAACAAGCAACTTCAACAGGATTGGGCGAAAGAGAAGGACAACAACGCCGTTCTGCTTGTTAAATTAAACGAAGTGAAGGACAACCTCAACGGCATCGAGGATGATCTGAGAACGACGCAGTGGGAGCTCAAAGAAGCGATGGAGAAGCTGTACAAGACCCTCCGAGAGAACGCCGACCTGGGGGAAACCATCTCACATCTGAACTACAAAGTGAGGAAGTGTGAGCCGGACCTGATCAAGGAGCGAGAGAAGAACAGGAACCTGCTCACCTACGTGATGCGCTTCAAGGCCGATCTGCAGGCGTGCATGGATTTCACCTCGGAACCCAAGACGTTTGTACATAAAGTCTTCGACGTCAAAAGACACTACATCGACAACAATACCAATGTCCAGATGGATGGAAACACAGAGACCGGCCTCAGAAAAGCCATCGCCGCTAAAGATCAACTGATCAACAGTTGCAGAAGGTGCTACCAGAACTCCTCCAGGGCGCAGGAAACGTTGCCAAGATTTGTGTTTTCGGAGAGGGTGAGAAGTAACCAGGACCAAAGTTCCCTCATCAGAGTGATCAACGACATGACCGTGGAGCTGCACCATTTAAAAGCAGAACTCAAAGACACAACTCTGATTCTTGAGATGGCGAAAAGGCCGCGACTGCAGCAAGTCAAGTCGTGGATAAAGAGAAACGTCCTGCAAACGCTCAAGGTCGCCTCAAACGACGCAGAGGAGCCGCCGTCCCGTCTCCCGGGGGACGATACCGCGCCATCTGCGCGCCCCTGTGCAGACGACACGACATCATCGTCCTCACCGCCCTCACCGTCCTCACCGCCACATCCTTATACAGAGGATGGGATCATTCACGTGAAGCCGTTTGTGGAACGTGATCTCCCGACAGTTGACGTCTAA
- the LOC114569211 gene encoding nucleoside diphosphate kinase A, with translation MERTFIAVKPDGVQRGLIGEIIKRFETRGFKLVASKFMKASEDFMKTHYLDLKDMPFYAGLCKYMSSGPVFAMVWEGQNIVKLVRMMLGETNPADSKPGSIRGDLCINIGRNIIHGSDTLENAKREVGLWFKAEEFVEWTPCAQPFLYE, from the exons ATGGAGCGTACCTTCATCGCCGTGAAGCCCGATGGCGTCCAGAGAGGACTGATCGGAGAGATCATCAAGCGCTTTGAGACCCGAGGCTTCAAGCTGGTGGCGTCCAAGTTCATGAAG gCCTCTGAGGATTTCATGAAGACCCACTACCTGGACCTGAAGGACATGCCTTTCTATGCTGGACTCTGCAAATACATGTCCTCCGGACCCGTCTTTGCCATG GTGTGGGAGGGTCAGAACATTGTGAAGCTGGTCAGGATGATGCTGGGCGAGACCAACCCCGCTGACTCCAAGCCCGGCAGCATCCGTGGAGACCTGTGCATCAACATCGGCAG GAACATCATCCACGGCAGCGACACCCTGGAGAACGCCAAGCGTGAGGTCGGCCTGTGGTTCAAGGCCGAGGAGTTCGTTGAGTGGACACCCTGCGCCCAGCCCTTCCTGTATGAGTAA